A window of the Synechococcus sp. JA-3-3Ab genome harbors these coding sequences:
- a CDS encoding phosphoglucomutase/phosphomannomutase family protein: MVDTPIRFGTDGWRAVIAEGFTFQNLALAAQASAQVLARTYPGAGILIGYDNRFLSEKFAAHAAEVVARLGIPVYLSACVAPTPAFSWAAKERGCHGALVITASHNPPHYSGLKVKGGFGGSVPPEVTAAIEQELHHLQPLASNPAPIETWDPWPGYLAQLSRFVDLEKLKGSPAKIWVDVMFGSGAGGLSRLLGEKVIELQARRDPLFGGFPPEPLPQNLQTSAQIIAADPAPLKMGLVFDGDADRIAALDGQGHFLSPQILIPILIDHLAGRRGLRGEIVKTISGSELFVKVAERYGLPVTETPVGFKYIAERMLSTPVLLGGEESGGIGYLGHIPERDALLSALYLIEAVTETGQDLSALYRALQEREGFTSVYLRRDLHLADQGQQTRLFQQLQTDPPLEILGQKVIKHFDRDGHKFSLADGSWVMIRGSGTEPLLRLYSEARTSEEVNRLLDWAAGLLSKIA; encoded by the coding sequence ATGGTCGACACTCCCATCCGCTTTGGCACCGACGGCTGGCGAGCCGTGATTGCCGAGGGCTTTACTTTCCAAAACTTGGCCCTTGCCGCCCAGGCCAGCGCCCAAGTGTTGGCCCGCACCTATCCTGGGGCAGGGATCCTGATCGGCTACGACAACCGCTTTCTCTCAGAAAAATTTGCTGCCCACGCTGCCGAGGTGGTGGCGCGGCTGGGGATCCCGGTTTATCTCTCTGCCTGTGTGGCCCCGACACCGGCCTTTAGCTGGGCGGCCAAAGAGCGCGGCTGCCACGGCGCCTTGGTGATCACCGCCAGCCACAACCCGCCCCACTATTCCGGCCTCAAGGTCAAAGGCGGATTTGGCGGCTCCGTGCCGCCGGAGGTTACCGCCGCCATCGAGCAGGAGCTGCACCACCTGCAACCTCTCGCATCCAACCCAGCCCCCATCGAAACCTGGGATCCCTGGCCCGGCTACCTGGCTCAGCTCAGCCGCTTTGTGGATCTGGAGAAGCTCAAAGGATCCCCGGCCAAGATCTGGGTGGATGTCATGTTTGGCTCTGGCGCCGGGGGCCTCAGCCGCCTGTTGGGGGAGAAGGTGATCGAATTGCAGGCACGTCGGGATCCCTTGTTTGGCGGGTTCCCACCGGAGCCGCTGCCGCAAAACCTGCAGACCTCTGCCCAGATCATCGCAGCGGATCCCGCCCCGTTAAAGATGGGTCTGGTCTTCGATGGCGATGCCGACCGCATTGCTGCCCTCGATGGGCAAGGCCATTTTCTCAGCCCGCAGATCCTCATTCCCATCTTGATCGACCACTTGGCGGGGCGGCGCGGCCTGCGGGGCGAGATCGTCAAAACCATCAGCGGCTCGGAGCTATTCGTGAAGGTGGCCGAGCGCTATGGCCTGCCAGTTACGGAAACGCCGGTGGGCTTTAAGTACATCGCCGAGCGCATGCTGAGCACACCGGTGTTGCTGGGGGGAGAAGAATCGGGCGGCATCGGCTATCTGGGCCACATCCCCGAGCGGGATGCCCTCCTCTCTGCCCTGTACTTGATCGAAGCCGTCACCGAAACCGGGCAAGATCTGAGCGCCCTTTACCGAGCTTTGCAAGAACGGGAAGGGTTCACCTCAGTTTACCTACGCCGCGACCTGCACCTGGCGGATCAAGGTCAACAAACCCGGCTCTTCCAGCAGCTACAGACGGATCCCCCCCTTGAGATCCTGGGGCAAAAGGTAATCAAGCATTTCGATCGCGACGGCCACAAGTTTAGCCTTGCCGACGGCAGTTGGGTGATGATCCGGGGCAGCGGCACCGAACCTCTGCTGAGGCTCTACTCGGAAGCCAGAACCTCAGAAGAAGTGAACCGTCTTCTCGATTGGGCAGCTGGGCTGCTCAGCAAGATTGCTTAG
- a CDS encoding VOC family protein, with the protein MALKQLGHVAVRVEDISKAVEFYEKLGMVNVWKDPDWAYMKAGDDGLALLGPGYRAAGPHFGFVFSSREELEEQHRRLQAAGIPVGAIHSHRDGTASFYGKDPDGNLFEFLYEPPGTFDQAKAKTAEASA; encoded by the coding sequence ATGGCACTGAAGCAACTTGGACATGTTGCCGTCCGCGTAGAAGACATCTCTAAGGCAGTAGAGTTCTACGAAAAGTTGGGGATGGTCAACGTCTGGAAGGATCCCGACTGGGCCTATATGAAAGCCGGAGACGATGGGCTGGCACTCTTGGGGCCGGGCTACCGGGCGGCAGGGCCCCACTTTGGCTTTGTCTTCAGCAGCAGGGAGGAGCTGGAGGAGCAGCATCGGCGCTTGCAAGCCGCAGGGATCCCGGTAGGGGCCATTCACAGCCATCGGGATGGCACTGCCTCCTTCTATGGCAAGGATCCCGATGGCAACCTGTTTGAGTTTCTGTACGAGCCGCCAGGCACTTTTGACCAAGCCAAGGCCAAGACAGCCGAGGCAAGTGCTTGA
- the thiC gene encoding phosphomethylpyrimidine synthase ThiC, whose translation MRSEWVARRRGQANVTQMHFARQGVITEEMDYVARRENLPPELIRSEVARGRMIIPANINHTNLEPMCIGIASRCKVNANIGASPSSSGLAEELEKLKLAIKYGADTVMDLSTGGGDLDEIRTAIIQASPVPIGTVPIYQALESVHGNVEKLSAEDILHIIEKQAQQGVDYMTIHAGILIEYLPLVRNRLTGIVSRGGGILARWMLAHHKQNPLYTHFRDIIEIFKKYDVSFSLGDALRPGCLHDASDEAQMAELKTLGQLTRMAWEHDVQVMVEGPGHVPMDQIEFNVRKQMEECDEAPFYVLGPLVTDIAAGYDHISSAIGAALAGWYGAAMLCYVTPKEHLGLPNAEDVRNGLIAYKIAAHAADIARHRPGARDRDDEMSRARYNFDWNRQFELSLDPERAREYHDETLPADIYKTAEFCSMCGPKFCPMQTKMDAEALSELERFLAKQPTA comes from the coding sequence ATGCGCAGCGAATGGGTTGCCCGCCGTCGTGGGCAAGCAAATGTTACGCAAATGCACTTTGCCCGGCAGGGCGTGATTACCGAAGAGATGGACTACGTGGCTCGGCGAGAGAACCTACCGCCGGAGCTGATCCGCTCAGAAGTGGCGCGGGGCCGCATGATCATCCCTGCCAATATCAATCACACCAACCTAGAGCCCATGTGCATCGGGATCGCCTCCCGCTGCAAAGTCAATGCTAATATTGGCGCCTCCCCCAGCTCCTCTGGATTAGCCGAAGAGCTGGAAAAGCTGAAATTGGCCATTAAATACGGCGCCGATACCGTTATGGATCTGTCCACCGGCGGCGGCGACTTGGACGAAATTCGCACGGCTATTATCCAAGCTTCTCCGGTGCCCATCGGCACGGTGCCCATCTACCAAGCTCTAGAAAGTGTCCATGGCAATGTCGAAAAACTCTCGGCAGAAGATATCTTGCACATCATCGAAAAGCAGGCCCAGCAAGGGGTGGACTACATGACCATCCATGCCGGGATCCTCATCGAATATCTGCCATTGGTGCGCAACCGTCTCACAGGAATTGTCTCTCGCGGAGGTGGGATCCTGGCCCGTTGGATGTTGGCCCACCACAAGCAAAACCCGCTCTACACCCACTTCCGCGACATCATCGAGATCTTCAAGAAATACGATGTTTCTTTTAGCCTGGGCGATGCTTTGCGGCCCGGATGTCTGCACGATGCTTCTGACGAGGCCCAGATGGCGGAGTTGAAAACCCTGGGGCAGTTGACCCGCATGGCCTGGGAGCACGATGTGCAGGTGATGGTGGAAGGGCCAGGGCACGTGCCGATGGATCAAATTGAGTTTAACGTGCGCAAGCAAATGGAGGAATGCGACGAGGCTCCTTTCTACGTTTTGGGGCCGCTGGTAACCGATATTGCCGCTGGCTACGACCACATCAGCTCTGCCATTGGGGCGGCCTTGGCCGGCTGGTACGGGGCGGCGATGCTCTGCTACGTAACTCCCAAAGAACACCTGGGCTTGCCCAATGCCGAGGATGTGCGCAACGGCCTCATTGCCTACAAAATTGCCGCCCACGCTGCCGATATTGCCCGCCACCGTCCTGGGGCCAGGGATCGAGATGACGAGATGTCCAGAGCCCGCTACAACTTTGATTGGAACCGACAATTTGAGTTGTCTTTAGACCCAGAGCGGGCGCGAGAATATCACGACGAGACCTTGCCGGCAGATATCTACAAAACGGCGGAGTTTTGCTCGATGTGTGGACCGAAGTTCTGCCCCATGCAGACCAAAATGGACGCAGAAGCGTTGAGCGAGCTGGAGCGATTCTTGGCCAAGCAGCCAACAGCTTAG
- a CDS encoding DUF1995 family protein, giving the protein MAEQLQLTQFPHLPGDLAQACEQAIQATRLALQAGYRRLLIEILAPDIKPEVLARPFLELVPPPALVLFSDAGGAALAQREWGSLPDGIQLQSLTARTQPTPEQSVLFVMPAVYSLDQVERVCQLVSGGDPSGLAAKGRDPKPVVLLNPQLQDAAAVGVGLAGRRLRQRFLSTFETSYYLRSLVEGALFRAYPDPWSVWQQEEPGLYSVLKTFRARPSGEEVAELFRASKRGDPWWSWRRWLGGIP; this is encoded by the coding sequence GTGGCCGAGCAACTGCAACTGACCCAATTTCCCCACCTGCCCGGCGATCTGGCCCAAGCCTGCGAGCAGGCCATCCAGGCCACACGCCTGGCCCTGCAAGCGGGATACCGCCGCTTGCTCATCGAGATCCTGGCCCCCGACATCAAGCCGGAAGTCTTGGCTCGTCCATTTTTGGAGTTGGTGCCGCCACCGGCTTTGGTGTTGTTCAGCGATGCCGGCGGAGCGGCCCTGGCCCAGCGGGAATGGGGATCCCTCCCCGACGGGATCCAACTGCAGAGCCTGACTGCCCGCACCCAACCTACGCCAGAACAAAGTGTCCTGTTCGTGATGCCGGCGGTTTACAGCCTGGATCAGGTGGAGCGGGTTTGCCAGTTGGTGAGCGGCGGCGATCCCTCTGGGCTGGCGGCCAAAGGCCGGGATCCCAAGCCCGTCGTTCTCCTCAACCCGCAACTTCAGGATGCCGCCGCAGTGGGGGTGGGGTTGGCCGGGCGCCGGCTGCGGCAACGCTTCCTGAGCACCTTTGAGACCAGCTACTACCTGCGCTCGCTGGTAGAAGGAGCCCTGTTTCGCGCCTACCCGGATCCCTGGAGCGTGTGGCAGCAGGAAGAGCCCGGCCTCTACAGCGTCCTCAAAACCTTTAGGGCTCGGCCCAGCGGCGAAGAAGTGGCCGAGCTGTTCAGGGCCAGCAAGAGAGGGGATCCCTGGTGGAGCTGGCGGCGCTGGCTGGGCGGGATCCCATGA
- a CDS encoding GUN4 domain-containing protein: MVTVPLISALNIDYRPLQELLAAGAWLEADRLSLQLLCRAAGEGAARRGWLYFSEVSRIPAEDLRTIDGLWRAASGDRFGYSVQRQLWLGVNRNWERLWPLIGWKQGYHWTRYPDEFTWDLSAPKGHLPLSNQLRGVRVLEELLTHRAWEDLSG, encoded by the coding sequence ATGGTGACAGTCCCTCTGATTTCAGCCCTGAACATCGACTACCGGCCTTTGCAGGAGTTGTTAGCGGCGGGAGCTTGGCTGGAAGCGGATCGGCTGAGCCTGCAACTGCTGTGCCGGGCGGCGGGGGAGGGGGCGGCGCGGCGGGGCTGGCTGTACTTTTCCGAGGTGAGCCGGATCCCGGCAGAGGATCTGCGCACCATCGATGGCCTGTGGCGGGCGGCCTCCGGGGATCGCTTCGGCTACTCGGTGCAGCGGCAACTCTGGCTGGGGGTCAACCGCAACTGGGAGCGCCTCTGGCCGCTGATTGGCTGGAAGCAAGGCTACCACTGGACTCGCTATCCCGACGAGTTCACCTGGGATCTGTCCGCTCCCAAGGGCCACCTGCCCCTTTCCAACCAACTGCGGGGGGTGCGGGTGCTGGAGGAGCTGCTTACCCACAGAGCTTGGGAAGACCTATCCGGCTGA
- a CDS encoding GvpL/GvpF family gas vesicle protein, translating into MPVLPEPSEQSAGSPLYTYAFLPMPDAPLWHFIQQTQGIRGPLQVFSPTGGRIAAAVEPMPDPASLQASDEVLLRSALRHDQVICRLFAQMPLLPLRFGTCFLSAEKLGSHLLAQQAEYEQALAAIGGRAEYCLKGKLSPQPPPDPQPAPSGTAYLLARKQAYLQQRQAQERQEQELAALQQLWPSTWPVQRGDPQPGEVLRLYFLLTPAEREMAAQLAQTWVAAHPHWQLDWSESLPPYHFVGALRDPSRCTQ; encoded by the coding sequence ATGCCAGTTTTACCGGAACCCAGCGAACAGAGCGCCGGCAGCCCCCTTTACACCTATGCCTTCTTGCCGATGCCAGACGCGCCGCTTTGGCATTTCATTCAACAAACTCAAGGGATCCGCGGGCCGCTGCAGGTGTTTTCTCCCACAGGAGGCCGAATTGCCGCTGCTGTGGAGCCGATGCCGGATCCTGCGTCGCTGCAGGCTTCGGATGAGGTGCTGCTGCGTTCTGCCCTGCGCCACGACCAGGTGATCTGCCGGCTGTTTGCCCAGATGCCGCTGCTGCCCCTGCGCTTTGGCACCTGCTTTCTCTCAGCCGAAAAGCTGGGATCCCACCTATTGGCCCAGCAGGCGGAGTACGAACAGGCCCTCGCGGCCATCGGGGGAAGAGCCGAGTACTGCCTGAAAGGAAAACTGTCGCCCCAGCCCCCCCCGGATCCCCAACCCGCTCCCAGCGGCACAGCCTATCTGTTGGCCCGCAAACAAGCCTATCTCCAGCAACGACAGGCCCAAGAGCGGCAAGAACAGGAGCTGGCGGCCCTGCAGCAGCTTTGGCCTTCTACCTGGCCAGTGCAAAGAGGGGATCCGCAGCCGGGAGAAGTCCTGCGGCTTTACTTCTTGCTCACCCCTGCCGAACGGGAAATGGCAGCCCAGCTCGCCCAAACCTGGGTAGCAGCACACCCCCACTGGCAATTGGACTGGAGCGAGTCCCTGCCCCCCTATCACTTTGTGGGTGCCCTGCGGGATCCCTCCAGATGTACTCAGTAG
- a CDS encoding DUF3318 domain-containing protein, which produces MTSRSDFKPLETFQKEEIERLRDLLPASLRALIRVVPHSGGEALLFSRRKAPWQPQGIIAIDFRRWQGIPQPQRDLLFLREVGWFDNRNWLQPGFYQSLALLGGITTVAELSLQHPFSALLAGGITALSVRQIWQNLNRESAHFDADEFALRRAQFRGYTRQEAAQHLADALEQVLKLDPTDILTALRLQRLRTIARNLTPSPGSS; this is translated from the coding sequence ATGACCAGCCGCTCAGACTTCAAACCCTTGGAAACCTTTCAAAAAGAAGAGATCGAACGCTTGCGGGATCTGCTTCCCGCTTCTCTCCGGGCCTTGATCCGCGTTGTCCCCCACTCGGGAGGTGAGGCCCTGTTGTTCTCCCGCCGCAAGGCCCCTTGGCAGCCGCAGGGCATCATTGCCATCGATTTTCGCCGCTGGCAAGGGATCCCGCAGCCGCAGCGGGATCTGCTGTTTTTGCGGGAGGTGGGCTGGTTCGACAACCGCAACTGGCTACAGCCGGGGTTTTACCAGTCGCTGGCCTTGCTTGGTGGCATCACCACCGTGGCAGAGCTCTCTTTGCAGCACCCGTTTTCTGCCCTGTTGGCGGGGGGCATCACGGCGCTCTCGGTGCGGCAGATCTGGCAAAACCTGAATCGGGAGAGCGCCCATTTCGATGCCGACGAGTTTGCCTTGCGCCGCGCCCAGTTCCGCGGCTACACCCGCCAAGAGGCAGCCCAACACCTAGCAGATGCCCTGGAGCAGGTTCTCAAGCTGGATCCCACCGATATCCTGACGGCACTGCGGCTGCAGCGGCTGAGAACCATCGCCCGCAACCTCACCCCCTCACCTGGGAGCTCCTGA
- the surE gene encoding 5'/3'-nucleotidase SurE, protein MKVLLTNDDGIEAAGLAHLRLALSALVAEENCWIVAPHQPISGCSHQVTTGRPFRAWARGERTFAVEGSPADCVRVALFKLAPAVDWVLSGINEGGNLGSDVYLSGTVAAVREAALRGIGGIAISQYRAGSQPIDWEQAQRWTREILAELMEQPLPAGSFWNVNLPHLPPGSPLPERVYCPLCTQPLPLDYAVEAEGEGLASLWFRYQGRYAERARDPQTDTDICFSGRIAITQVHLCSGAPR, encoded by the coding sequence ATGAAGGTATTGCTGACCAACGATGATGGCATCGAGGCGGCGGGGCTGGCACACCTCAGACTGGCCCTCAGCGCTCTCGTTGCCGAGGAAAACTGCTGGATTGTGGCCCCCCACCAGCCGATTTCCGGCTGTAGCCACCAGGTAACGACGGGGCGGCCCTTTCGCGCCTGGGCCCGCGGCGAGCGCACCTTTGCCGTCGAGGGATCCCCTGCCGACTGTGTGCGGGTGGCCCTGTTTAAGCTCGCCCCTGCCGTGGATTGGGTGCTTTCTGGCATCAACGAGGGAGGGAATCTGGGATCGGATGTGTACTTGTCCGGCACGGTGGCGGCGGTGCGGGAGGCGGCGCTGCGTGGGATCGGAGGGATCGCCATTTCCCAGTATCGGGCAGGGAGCCAACCCATCGATTGGGAGCAGGCCCAGCGGTGGACGCGGGAGATCCTGGCCGAGCTGATGGAACAACCCCTGCCAGCCGGCTCCTTCTGGAATGTCAACTTGCCCCACCTGCCACCGGGATCCCCTTTGCCGGAGCGAGTTTACTGCCCCCTCTGCACGCAGCCGCTGCCACTCGATTACGCCGTAGAAGCAGAGGGGGAAGGCTTGGCATCGCTGTGGTTTCGCTACCAGGGGCGCTACGCAGAGCGAGCCCGCGATCCCCAGACCGATACCGATATCTGCTTCTCCGGTCGGATCGCCATCACCCAGGTGCACCTGTGCTCAGGAGCTCCCAGGTGA
- the gap gene encoding type I glyceraldehyde-3-phosphate dehydrogenase gives MTTRVAINGFGRIGRSFLRALLSQPGRGLEVVAVNDLTEPENLAYLLQFDSAYGRLPQTVSVVDGHLQVGSHKIRVLAERDPAQLPWKDLGVDLVIESTGLFTKREGAAKHLEAGAKKVIISAPAKGADLTVVMRVNDDQYDPERHHIVSNASCTTNCLAPLAKVLLDRFGIETGFLTTCHAYTATQAIVDRPDPKDYRRGRSAAVSIVPSTTGAATAVAEVLPALKGKMDGLALRVPTLTGSIVDFVVRTEQPITKEAVNQAFVEAAEGPMRGILAIAPPHIVSADIIGDPHSSIVDLESTMTLGDRTVKVLSWYDNEYGYASRLVDLAAKMAAALKSSIPA, from the coding sequence ATGACCACACGGGTAGCCATCAACGGATTTGGCCGCATTGGCCGGTCGTTTTTGCGGGCGCTGCTCTCCCAGCCGGGGCGAGGGCTGGAGGTGGTGGCGGTTAATGATCTCACCGAGCCGGAGAACTTGGCCTACTTGCTGCAATTTGACTCCGCCTACGGGCGCCTGCCCCAGACGGTGAGCGTTGTGGATGGCCACCTGCAAGTCGGCAGCCACAAGATCCGGGTTCTGGCAGAACGGGATCCGGCGCAACTGCCCTGGAAAGACCTCGGGGTTGACCTGGTGATAGAGTCCACCGGCCTGTTTACCAAGCGGGAGGGGGCGGCCAAACACCTAGAAGCCGGCGCCAAGAAAGTGATCATCTCCGCCCCTGCCAAAGGCGCCGACCTGACGGTGGTGATGAGGGTTAACGACGACCAGTACGACCCAGAGCGGCACCATATCGTCTCCAACGCCTCCTGCACCACCAACTGTCTGGCGCCGCTGGCCAAGGTCTTGCTGGATCGCTTCGGCATCGAGACGGGCTTTCTCACCACCTGCCACGCTTACACCGCCACCCAGGCCATTGTGGATCGCCCGGATCCCAAGGACTATCGCCGGGGCCGCTCGGCGGCGGTGTCGATTGTGCCTTCCACCACTGGGGCAGCTACGGCAGTTGCCGAGGTTTTGCCTGCCCTGAAAGGGAAGATGGACGGCCTGGCGCTGCGGGTGCCCACCCTAACCGGCTCGATTGTGGACTTTGTCGTGCGCACCGAGCAGCCTATCACCAAAGAGGCGGTCAACCAAGCCTTTGTGGAGGCAGCAGAAGGGCCGATGCGCGGTATCCTGGCCATTGCCCCGCCGCACATTGTCTCGGCCGATATCATCGGCGATCCCCATTCTTCGATTGTGGATCTGGAGTCGACGATGACGCTGGGGGATCGCACCGTGAAGGTGCTCTCCTGGTACGACAACGAGTACGGCTATGCCTCGCGGCTGGTGGATCTGGCGGCGAAAATGGCGGCTGCGCTAAAGAGCTCAATCCCAGCCTAG
- the folK gene encoding 2-amino-4-hydroxy-6-hydroxymethyldihydropteridine diphosphokinase, producing the protein MQPDLAYIALGSNLGDPLQQLRSAGQKLLRLGQVVARSSLYRSPAQGGPPGQPDYLNAVVALDPFPPYQSPLELLRALLAIEQEAGRVRRIRWEARTLDLDLLAMGNRILKSPELTLPHPRMMERPFVLAPLCEIAPHWRHPETGIAAAEALAALDSSWLERTDLGWD; encoded by the coding sequence ATGCAGCCCGACCTAGCCTACATTGCCCTGGGCAGCAACCTAGGGGATCCGCTGCAGCAATTGCGCTCGGCTGGGCAGAAGTTGCTCAGGTTGGGCCAGGTGGTGGCTCGCTCCAGCCTCTACCGCAGCCCCGCCCAAGGGGGGCCACCCGGCCAGCCCGACTACCTCAATGCTGTGGTGGCGTTGGATCCCTTTCCCCCTTACCAATCGCCCCTGGAGTTGCTGAGGGCGCTGCTGGCCATCGAGCAGGAGGCAGGGCGAGTGCGGCGCATCCGCTGGGAGGCCAGGACCCTGGACTTGGATCTGCTGGCAATGGGCAACCGGATCCTGAAGAGCCCTGAGCTAACCCTGCCCCACCCTCGCATGATGGAGCGCCCTTTTGTCCTGGCCCCGCTGTGCGAGATTGCTCCCCATTGGCGCCACCCCGAAACCGGCATAGCCGCAGCTGAGGCGCTGGCTGCCCTGGATAGCTCCTGGCTGGAGCGCACTGACCTAGGCTGGGATTGA
- the folB gene encoding dihydroneopterin aldolase: protein MSQTRLVLRGLSFHAHHGYRPEEALLGARFVVDVELQLALVPQEDDLAHTVDYAQVYEAVREEVTQQRYRLIETLADRIAERLWQSYPQVEALTVRVHKPQAPLPGLFDDVYVEIVRHRSSNS from the coding sequence GTGAGCCAAACTAGGCTGGTGCTGCGGGGTCTTAGCTTCCATGCCCACCACGGCTATCGTCCTGAGGAGGCCCTGTTGGGGGCGCGCTTTGTAGTGGATGTGGAGCTGCAGCTTGCCTTGGTTCCCCAAGAGGATGACTTGGCCCACACCGTGGACTACGCCCAGGTGTACGAGGCAGTGCGGGAAGAGGTGACCCAGCAGCGCTACCGGTTGATTGAGACGTTGGCAGACCGGATTGCTGAGCGGCTGTGGCAAAGCTATCCCCAGGTGGAAGCCCTGACGGTGCGGGTGCACAAGCCGCAAGCCCCCCTGCCCGGTTTGTTCGACGATGTCTACGTGGAGATTGTCCGCCACCGTTCTTCCAATAGCTAA
- the folP gene encoding dihydropteroate synthase translates to MGVTSLLSRRPLPGAEQTPEGYCLSWRGVAVMGVLNVTPDSFSDGGQWGSVEAAVQAARAMAAAGALIVDIGGESTRPGAEPVPVEVECDRVLPVIRALEGSGILISVDTRRTEVAAAALAAGAHMINDVTGLRDPQMMQLCAEKGVPAIIMHMRGEPRTMQQLTHYEDLEGEVFGFLKDQAERALAAGVPSVVLDPGLGFAKTAEQNIALLRALPRLVAYGYPVLVGASRKSFVGQLSGIAVPKERDSASVAVHLFAASRGATLVRAHNVPAHVSALAAWEGLHCEPN, encoded by the coding sequence ATGGGCGTTACCAGCTTGCTCTCTCGCCGTCCCCTGCCTGGGGCAGAACAAACACCGGAGGGGTACTGCCTTTCCTGGCGGGGTGTGGCGGTGATGGGGGTACTCAATGTAACCCCCGATAGCTTCAGCGACGGCGGCCAGTGGGGATCCGTGGAAGCTGCCGTGCAGGCAGCCAGAGCCATGGCAGCGGCGGGGGCCTTGATTGTGGATATCGGCGGCGAGTCCACCCGTCCGGGGGCAGAGCCGGTGCCGGTAGAGGTGGAGTGCGACCGGGTTTTGCCTGTAATTCGGGCTCTAGAAGGATCCGGCATTCTCATCAGCGTCGATACGCGCCGAACGGAGGTGGCAGCGGCAGCTCTGGCGGCTGGAGCGCACATGATTAATGACGTCACCGGCCTGCGCGATCCGCAGATGATGCAGCTGTGTGCCGAGAAGGGGGTGCCGGCAATCATCATGCACATGCGGGGAGAGCCCCGCACCATGCAGCAGCTTACCCACTACGAGGATCTGGAGGGAGAAGTTTTTGGGTTTCTCAAGGATCAAGCGGAACGGGCCCTGGCAGCCGGTGTTCCCAGCGTGGTTTTGGATCCCGGCCTGGGCTTTGCCAAAACCGCCGAGCAGAACATTGCCCTCCTCAGAGCGCTGCCGCGGCTGGTGGCCTATGGCTACCCGGTGCTGGTGGGAGCCTCGCGCAAAAGTTTTGTTGGCCAGCTTTCCGGCATTGCTGTGCCCAAAGAGCGGGATAGCGCCAGCGTAGCCGTGCACCTCTTTGCCGCCAGCCGGGGCGCTACCCTGGTGCGGGCGCACAACGTCCCTGCTCATGTCTCCGCTCTAGCGGCTTGGGAAGGGCTGCACTGTGAGCCAAACTAG
- the ychF gene encoding redox-regulated ATPase YchF yields the protein MLRAGIVGLPNVGKSTLFNALCENAKAEAANFPFCTIEPNIGRVAVPDERLQVLAKISGSAAIVPAQIEFVDIAGLVAGASKGEGLGNQFLSHIRQVDAIVHVVRCFKDENIVHVAGSVDPVRDMGVINLELALADLAQIERRLERVRKQAKSDKTAQVELQALEKLQAALDEGKPARLVPLSPEEEASIKGLGLLTRKKVIYAANVAETELATGNDWVEQVRQVAQAEGARVVVVSAQVEAELVELPPAERQAYLDSLGVKEGGLKSLIRATYELLGLRTYFTSGPKETRAWTIPAGATAPQAAGVIHSDFERGFIRAETIAYEDLVAAGSLSAAREKGLVRSEGKDYVVQEGDVMLFRFHV from the coding sequence ATGCTCAGAGCTGGAATTGTTGGCCTGCCCAATGTGGGCAAATCGACTCTATTTAACGCCCTCTGCGAAAATGCCAAGGCCGAGGCGGCCAACTTCCCTTTTTGCACCATTGAGCCCAACATAGGACGGGTGGCAGTGCCGGATGAACGCCTGCAGGTGCTGGCCAAGATCAGCGGCTCGGCGGCAATCGTCCCCGCCCAGATTGAGTTTGTTGACATTGCTGGCCTGGTGGCCGGCGCCAGCAAAGGCGAGGGGCTGGGCAACCAATTTCTCTCCCACATCCGCCAGGTGGACGCCATCGTACATGTGGTGCGCTGCTTCAAAGATGAGAACATCGTGCATGTGGCCGGCTCCGTGGATCCGGTGCGAGACATGGGCGTGATTAACCTGGAGCTGGCCCTGGCGGATCTGGCCCAGATCGAGCGGCGCTTAGAACGGGTGCGCAAACAGGCCAAGTCCGACAAAACGGCTCAAGTAGAGCTGCAGGCCCTGGAGAAGCTGCAGGCCGCTTTGGACGAGGGCAAGCCGGCCCGCCTGGTGCCCCTCAGCCCAGAAGAGGAGGCCTCCATCAAAGGGCTAGGGCTGCTCACCCGCAAGAAGGTGATCTATGCCGCCAACGTGGCAGAAACGGAGCTAGCCACTGGCAACGACTGGGTAGAGCAGGTGCGGCAAGTGGCCCAGGCAGAAGGGGCGCGTGTGGTGGTGGTCTCAGCCCAGGTGGAGGCGGAATTGGTGGAGCTGCCGCCTGCAGAGCGACAGGCTTATCTAGACTCGCTGGGGGTGAAAGAAGGGGGGCTGAAATCTTTGATCCGCGCCACCTACGAGCTGCTGGGCCTGCGCACCTACTTTACTTCCGGCCCCAAAGAAACCCGCGCCTGGACAATCCCTGCCGGTGCCACTGCTCCTCAGGCAGCGGGGGTCATTCACTCGGATTTTGAGCGGGGCTTTATCCGGGCGGAAACGATAGCATATGAGGACCTAGTGGCAGCGGGATCCCTGAGTGCCGCCCGAGAAAAGGGCTTGGTGCGCAGCGAGGGCAAAGACTACGTGGTTCAGGAAGGAGATGTGATGCTCTTCCGTTTCCATGTCTAG